Proteins encoded in a region of the Prunus persica cultivar Lovell chromosome G4, Prunus_persica_NCBIv2, whole genome shotgun sequence genome:
- the LOC18778453 gene encoding uncharacterized protein LOC18778453 isoform X1, with protein MASSPSLLFAAAVITLTLLFAYSVKLPFHPRDVLPLLPRQVSWPILNSLHSAVDLLPTFVGSASSPKDSLEWKGACFYQNTAWMEFHNKRGSEFGGGTLHIKVNKAQSWTCMDIYVFATPYAVTWDYYFLSGEHTLEFKEWQGKAEFEYVKSRGVSIFLMQAGMLGTFQALWDVFPLFTNTEWGENSNIGFLKKHMGASFDQRPQPWVTNINVDDIHSGDFLAISKIRGWWGGFETLAKWVSGAYAGHSAVCLKDSEGNLWVGESGYENEKGESIIAVLPWDEWWEFELNKDDSNPHIALLPLHPDIRAKFSETAAWEYARSMEGQSFGYHNVIFSWIDTIKDNYPPPVDAHMVASVMTVWNNIQPAYAANMWNEALNKRLGTQNLSLPEILVEVEKRGSSFDELLTLPEQDYWLYSDGKSTSSVAFILEMYKQAGLFDPIASSIQVTEFTIKDAYMLKFFENNSCRLPKWCNDGDTVKLPFCQIKGKYRMELPEYNSMEPYSHMNERCESLPQKYSRSRNC; from the exons ATGGCTTCCTCTCCCTCTTTACTCTTTGCGGCCGCCGTAATCACCCTCACTTTGCTCTTCGCATATTCCGTCAAATTACCATTTCACCCCCGGGACGTCCTCCCTCTCTTGCCCAGACAGGTTTCATGGCCAATCCTCAACTCTCTGCACAGTGCGGTCGATCTCTTGCCCACTTTCGTGGGCTCAGCTTCGTCCCCAAAAGACAGTTTGGAGTGGAAAGGTGCGTGCTTTTACCAGAACACAGCTTGGATGGAGTTCCACAACAAGCGTGGCAGCGAATTTGGTGGCGGAACTCTTCATATCAAG GTTAATAAGGCTCAAAGTTGGACATGTATGGATATTTATGTCTTTGCGACTCCATACGCTGTCACTTGGGATTACTATTTCCTGTCTGGGGAGCATACACTTGAGTTTAAAGAGTGGCAAGGAAAAGCCGAGTTTGAATAT GTGAAAAGCAGGGGAGTTTCTATTTTCCTCATGCAAGCAGGGATGCTAGGCACCTTTCAAGCATTGTGGGATGTCTTTCCCTTGTTTACAAATACTGAATGGGGTGAGAACTCCAATATTGGGTTTCTCAAGAAGCACATGGGTGCTTCCTTTGATCAACGTCCTCAACCTTGGGTCACAAATATTAACGTAGATGATATTCACTCTGGAGATTTCCTAGCAATATCTAAGATTCGTGGGTGGTGGGGTGGATTTGAAACACTAGCGAAGTGGGTCAGTGGAGCTTATGCTGGTCATTCTGCTGTTTGTTTAAAGGATTCTGAAGGAAATCTTTGGGTTGGTGAATCAGGATATGAAAACGAGAAG GGAGAAAGTATAATTGCTGTGCTGCCATGGGATGAGTGGTGGGAGTTTGAGCTGAATAAAGATGATTCCAATCCCCATATTGCGTTGCTTCCCTTGCATCCTGATATACGAGCAAAGTTTAGTGAGACTGCTGCCTGGGAGTATGCAAGGAGCATGGAAGGCCAGTCATTTGGTTATCATAACGTGATATTCAGCTGGATAGATACTATAAAAGACAACTATCCACCCCCTGTGGATGCTCACATG GTTGCTTCTGTTATGACAGTTTGGAATAACATACAGCCTGCATATGCTGCGAACATGTGGAATGAAGCCTTGAACAAGAGACTTGGAACACAG AACCTTAGTCTTCCAGAGATTCTAGTTGAAGTTGAAAAGAGAGGATCATCTTTTGACGAACTGCTGACACTTCCGGAACAGGATTATTGGCTATACAGTGATGGGAAGTCAACATCGAGTGTGGCCTTCATTCTTGAAATGTATAAACAGGCAGGACTGTTTGATCCAATTGCTAGCTCTATCCAAGTCACTGAATTTACG ATAAAAGATGCTTACATGCTGAaattctttgaaaataattcatGCCGCCTGCCAAAGTGGTGCAATGACGGGGACACCGTGAAGCTTCCTTTCTGTCAGATTAAAGGGAAGTATCGAATGGAACTACCTGAATACAACAGCATGGAACCATACTCCCATATGAATGAAAGGTGCGAATCACTGCCCCAAAAGTACTCCAGGTCACGGAATTGCTAA
- the LOC18778453 gene encoding uncharacterized protein LOC18778453 isoform X2: MASSPSLLFAAAVITLTLLFAYSVKLPFHPRDVLPLLPRQVSWPILNSLHSAVDLLPTFVGSASSPKDSLEWKGACFYQNTAWMEFHNKRGSEFGGGTLHIKVNKAQSWTCMDIYVFATPYAVTWDYYFLSGEHTLEFKEWQGKAEFEYVKSRGVSIFLMQAGMLGTFQALWDVFPLFTNTEWGENSNIGFLKKHMGASFDQRPQPWVTNINVDDIHSGDFLAISKIRGWWGGFETLAKWVSGAYAGHSAVCLKDSEGNLWVGESGYENEKGESIIAVLPWDEWWEFELNKDDSNPHIALLPLHPDIRAKFSETAAWEYARSMEGQSFGYHNVIFSWIDTIKDNYPPPVDAHMNLSLPEILVEVEKRGSSFDELLTLPEQDYWLYSDGKSTSSVAFILEMYKQAGLFDPIASSIQVTEFTIKDAYMLKFFENNSCRLPKWCNDGDTVKLPFCQIKGKYRMELPEYNSMEPYSHMNERCESLPQKYSRSRNC, from the exons ATGGCTTCCTCTCCCTCTTTACTCTTTGCGGCCGCCGTAATCACCCTCACTTTGCTCTTCGCATATTCCGTCAAATTACCATTTCACCCCCGGGACGTCCTCCCTCTCTTGCCCAGACAGGTTTCATGGCCAATCCTCAACTCTCTGCACAGTGCGGTCGATCTCTTGCCCACTTTCGTGGGCTCAGCTTCGTCCCCAAAAGACAGTTTGGAGTGGAAAGGTGCGTGCTTTTACCAGAACACAGCTTGGATGGAGTTCCACAACAAGCGTGGCAGCGAATTTGGTGGCGGAACTCTTCATATCAAG GTTAATAAGGCTCAAAGTTGGACATGTATGGATATTTATGTCTTTGCGACTCCATACGCTGTCACTTGGGATTACTATTTCCTGTCTGGGGAGCATACACTTGAGTTTAAAGAGTGGCAAGGAAAAGCCGAGTTTGAATAT GTGAAAAGCAGGGGAGTTTCTATTTTCCTCATGCAAGCAGGGATGCTAGGCACCTTTCAAGCATTGTGGGATGTCTTTCCCTTGTTTACAAATACTGAATGGGGTGAGAACTCCAATATTGGGTTTCTCAAGAAGCACATGGGTGCTTCCTTTGATCAACGTCCTCAACCTTGGGTCACAAATATTAACGTAGATGATATTCACTCTGGAGATTTCCTAGCAATATCTAAGATTCGTGGGTGGTGGGGTGGATTTGAAACACTAGCGAAGTGGGTCAGTGGAGCTTATGCTGGTCATTCTGCTGTTTGTTTAAAGGATTCTGAAGGAAATCTTTGGGTTGGTGAATCAGGATATGAAAACGAGAAG GGAGAAAGTATAATTGCTGTGCTGCCATGGGATGAGTGGTGGGAGTTTGAGCTGAATAAAGATGATTCCAATCCCCATATTGCGTTGCTTCCCTTGCATCCTGATATACGAGCAAAGTTTAGTGAGACTGCTGCCTGGGAGTATGCAAGGAGCATGGAAGGCCAGTCATTTGGTTATCATAACGTGATATTCAGCTGGATAGATACTATAAAAGACAACTATCCACCCCCTGTGGATGCTCACATG AACCTTAGTCTTCCAGAGATTCTAGTTGAAGTTGAAAAGAGAGGATCATCTTTTGACGAACTGCTGACACTTCCGGAACAGGATTATTGGCTATACAGTGATGGGAAGTCAACATCGAGTGTGGCCTTCATTCTTGAAATGTATAAACAGGCAGGACTGTTTGATCCAATTGCTAGCTCTATCCAAGTCACTGAATTTACG ATAAAAGATGCTTACATGCTGAaattctttgaaaataattcatGCCGCCTGCCAAAGTGGTGCAATGACGGGGACACCGTGAAGCTTCCTTTCTGTCAGATTAAAGGGAAGTATCGAATGGAACTACCTGAATACAACAGCATGGAACCATACTCCCATATGAATGAAAGGTGCGAATCACTGCCCCAAAAGTACTCCAGGTCACGGAATTGCTAA